GGCGATGCCTGCGATTGAGCAGCTGCTGAAGGATTGTGAGATCAAGGCGACAGAACTGACGAAGATCGTCGTAGCCAACGGCCCAGGCTCCTACACCGGTGTGCGGATTGGTGTGACACTGGCAAAGACGCTTGCATGGTCACTGAACATCCCGCTCATCCCCGTGTCCAGTCTTGCGACGCTCGCTTCGTCGGGCCGATACTTTCCAGGCTATATCGTTCCATTGTTCGATGCGAGACGTGGACAGGTCTATACGGGACTGTATGAGTACCAGGGGGATCGACTGGCATGCGTTGAAGAGGATCGGAATATCCTGCTGGAAGACTGGGTGAGGAAGTTAAAGGATTACGATAAAGATATATTATTTGTGGGTAATGATGTAAGCATCCACGAGTCTGTGATTAAAGAAGTAATGGGAGACCAAGCTAAGCTTGCCCCGTTTGTCAGTCATAATCCCCGGCCTTCCGAGCTTGCCTATATCGGGAGCCAGATGGAAGAGATGTCTGCACACGACGTTCTTCCGAATTATATCCGGATGGCAGAAGCAGAAGTAAAATGGCTTGAATCCCAAAGAAAATCCTAAAGGAAATGAAGGATTGTTACGCGATGGACATACGATTTATGACAGTTGACGATTTAGATGCTGTGATGGCAATTGAAAATCAATCTTTTAGCATCCCTTGGAGCCGGGACGCATTCTTGAATGAAATCGAGCAGAATCACTTATCCACATATCTTGTTGCAGAGGAAGATGAACGGGTCGTCGGCTACTGTGGCGTCTGGCTTGTTGTGGATGAGGGTCATATCACAAATGTCGCTGTCCTGCCGGATTACCGGGGACGGGGAGTGGGTGAGGCGCTCATGAGAAAGCTTATGGATGTTGCAGGTGAGTGTGGGGCTCGTACGATGACGTTGGAAGTCAGGGTCACAAATGGTGCAGCCCAGCATTTGTATCGCAAACTGGGATTTCAGGATGGTGGAATCAGAAAGCGTTATTATTCGGATAACCAAGAAGATGCTTTAGTAATGTGGGTGAATTTATGAAAAAAGATACATTTGTGTTGGGAATAGAGACAAGCTGTGATGAAACGGCTGTCGCTATTATAAAGAACGGAACCGAGATAGTGACGAATATCGTTTCTTCTCAAATCGAAAGTCATAAACGCTTTGGTGGGGTCGTGCCGGAAATAGCGTCCCGTCACCATGTGGAACAGGTGACCTTTGTGCTCGAGGAAGCACTTGAGCAGGCCGGGATGACGATGGAGGAAATCGATTGTGTGGCCGTGACGGAAGGTCCCGGGCTGGTCGGGGCGCTGTTGATCGGCGTCAATGCTGCAAAGGCACTGGCATTTGCCCATAACAAGCCACTCGTCGGCGTCCATCACATTGCCGGACATATATACGCCAACCGGTTAGTGGAAGAAATGAAGTTCCCACTTCTCTCATTGGTCGTATCAGGTGGTCACACCGAGCTGGTCCTCATGAAGGAGCACGGCTCGTTTCAAGTCATCGGGGAAACCCGGGACGATGCTGCCGGAGAAGCCTATGATAAAGTGGCCAGAACATTGAACCTGCCTTATCCGGGTGGACCGCATATCGACCGTCTTGCACACGAAGGTGAGCCTGTCATTGATCTGCCCCGGGCATGGCTAGAAGAGGGGTCTTATGATTTCAGCTTCAGCGGCTTGAAGTCAGCAGTTATTAACACTCTCCACAATGCGAAGCAAAAGGGACAGACCATCCATCCACAGGATCTGGCTGCGAGCTTCCAGGCCAGTGTGATCGATGTGTTGGTGACGAAAACGGTCAAGGCAGTGAAGGAATATGGTGTGGAACAAGTATTATTAGCTGGGGGCGTTGCGGCGAATAAAGGACTGCGGGCTGCTTTGCAGGAAGCGTTTCATGATGTCGACGCAGCATTGATCATCCCGCCATTGTCCTTATGTACCGATAATGCTGCGATGATTGCCGCTGCCGGTACGGTCCTTTATGAACAAGGAAAACGTGGAAACATGGATATGAACGCAAATCCAGGACTTGATATCGAAAATTTCTAGTGAAAGAAGCTTAAACGTGAAGAGCGTTTAAGCTTTTTTTATTGACTGTTATGTTGTATACATCGCTGTTTAAAACAGGTCCCTATTTTCATCAATCTTTACATTAATTCCGGAATACCCTCCAAATGAAAAAGCTTACATGTTGATAGGCTGTGAATAACAAGGGGAGAGGTCAATTGATCGGTGCGAACATATGTTTTTATCAACAGTCTGTGGATAAAATGTGCACAACTTATTGAAAGATGTGTACATGATGTGAAAAATCTTTATATTTTTGATTGGGAATGAGGATGATTTCTGTGGATAAATACATGTTTCGTTGTGGATTATGTGGAAAAACTGTGTGAATAACGTTTTATCAGGATTTTGAATGTGGATAACAATGTGGAATAAGAAAGGACTGGAGTGATCGTTATCCCCAGTCCTGTGGATTATTGTTCTTCTTGTAAAAGTTCTTCAAGTTCCGTCCATTCTTCCAATAATTCATCAAGCTCTTCTTTCGCTTTGGTGAGGGAGTCGTTCAATTCCTGGACCTTTTCATGGTCTTGGAATATCTCCGGGTCACAGAGGAGCTCTTCTTTTTCCTGAATGTCTGTTTCAAGTGTTTCCATCTGGCCTTCGATTTCTTCCACCCGTCGTCTTCGTTGACGTTCGAGCTTCTTCGCTTCTTTATCGATCTTATGCGATTGCTTTTGTGTCGTCACTGACTGGCTGGTCTGTACCCCTTGCTCGCTGCGTTCGAGTGCCTCAAGCTCTTCCTGCTGCTGCAGTTTTTCAAGATAGTAGTCATAATCGCCAAGATAAGAGGTTGAGCCCATTTTGGACAGTTCGACCACTTTCGTTGCGATGCGATTGATGAAGTACCGGTCATGGGAAACGAAGAGGATCGTTCCCGGATAATCGATCAGGGCGTTTTCCAATACTTCTTTGCTGTCCAGGTCCAGGTGGTTCGTCGGCTCATCAAGGATGAGGACATTTCCCCGTTCCATCATGAGCTTGGACAGGGCAAGGCGGGCCTTTTCCCCTCCGCTCAATGTGGAGACAGGTTTCAGGACGTCTTCACCGGAGAAAAGGAAGTTACCGAGCACGGTGCGGATCTCTTTTTCCATTTTCATCGGGTATTCGTCCCATAGTTCATTCAATACGGTCTTGTTGGAAGACAGTTCAGCCTGTTCCTGGTCATAGTAACTGATGGATACGTTGGAACCGAATTTAAATTCCCCGCCAAGCGGTTTGAGTTTATTCACCAGCGTCTTCAACAAAGTCGATTTACCGATTCCGTTCGGGCCGACGAGGGCGATGCTGTCACCCTTTTTCACAGAGAAGTCGATGTGGGATGAAATCTGTTCATCGTGGTAACCGATGGTGAGGTCCTGCACGTGAAGGACGTCGTTCCCGCTTTGGCGGTCGATTTGGAAGGCGAAGTTTGCAGACTTCTCGTCGCCGAGCGGCCTGTCCATCATGTCCATCCGTTCGAGCTTCTTCCGGCGGCTTTGTGCCATCTTGGTCGTGGAGGCACGGGCGATATTCCGCTGGATGAAGTCTTCGAGTTTCGCGACTTCCTGCTGCTGCCGTTCGAACATCTTCAGGTCCTTTTCATAGTCTTCTGCTTTCTGTTCCAAGTATTTGCTGTAGTTCCCGTGGTATTTCTTACTCCGGTTCCGGGAGATTTCATATACCTGATTGACGACGCTGTCCAGGAAGTAGCGATCGTGGGAAACGATCAGGACGGCGCCTTCGTAGCTTTGAAGATAGGTTTCAAGCCACGATAGGGTTTCGATATCCAGATGGTTCGTCGGCTCATCGAGGATGAGGATATCCGGCTTCGTCAATAGAAGCTTACCGAGGGCGAGACGGGTCTTCTGTCCACCGCTCAATGTGGAGATCTTTGTATCATAATCGAAATCGGCGAAGTTCAATCCGTGGAGCACCGAGCGGATATCGGCTTCATACTGGTAGCCGCCCGAGTCCTTGAAGCGGACCTGAAGCTCGTCATATTCCTTCAACACCCGCTGATAGATGTCTTCCTGCTCGTAAACGGAAGGGTCGGCCATCTGTTTCTCAAGATGTCTCAGCTGTTTCTCCTGCTTCTGCAGCTCTTCGAAAACGGTCAGCATCTCTGCCCAAATTGAAAGATCTGATTCCAGGCCGGTATTTTGTGCAAGGTAACCGATCGTCACCCCTTTAGGTTTCGTGATTTCTCCCGAATCGTAAGAGAGGTGGCCTGCAATGATTTTCAGAAGGGTCGACTTTCCTGCACCGTTCCGTCCGACGAGGGCAACCCGATCTCTTGTCTGTATTTCAAGCTTAATATTTGATAGGATATTATCTGCACCAAAGTTTTTTGATAGTTGATTCACTTGTAGTAGAATCATGACGTTTCACCTCTATTTCATAGTGCTAGTGTACCGTATTTGAAAGGTGAACGGCAATAACTCGACTGTTAATCTTCATACACTTAGGATAAAATATAGTGTATGATGGGTAATGGAATGTATAAATTCTGTACGCTTATTATTTTGGAAGCGGTATCAGAGGTTTTGAATAGATGTGGGGGAATACATTATGAATCAGGATACAACGAAAATTCCACAGGCAACGGCCAAGCGGCTTCCGCTTTACTATCGTTTTATTAAAAATCTGTACTCGTCCGGAAAGCAACGGGTTTCCTCGAAGGAATTGAGTGAAGCGGTGAAGGTGGATTCTGCCACGATCCGGAGGGACTTCTCGTATTTCGGTGCCCTTGGAAAGAAAGGATACGGCTATAACGTCAATTACCTTCTGTCCTTCTTCCGAAAAACGCTTGATCAGGATGCCCTGACGAAAGTGGTATTGATCGGTGTGGGGAATCTCGGTACAGCGTTTCTTCATTATAACTTCATCAAGAATAATAATACGAAGATCGAGATGGCGTTTGAAGTGGATGAAGAAAAGGTCGGGACCCAGATCGGGGATGTACCGGTCTTTCACCTTGATGATTTAGAAGAGAAGCTTGTTGGGCATGATATTGAAGTGGCAATCCTGACGGTTCCGGCGTCTTCTGCTCAAAATATCACAGACCGGTTGGTGTCTTCGAATATCAAGGGGATCCTAAATTTCACTCCTGCGAGGTTGACGGTACCGGACCATATCAGGGTCCATCATATCGACCTGGCGGTGGAGCTTCAGTCTCTTGTTTACTTCTTGAAACACTATTCAGAAGATGACACTGAAATGTCACAAGATGGAATGATAACTGAATAGTAAATCTTTCAAATTTACGTTATGATAGAATGAATAAAGAGGAGGTGTCTCATTATGTTAGGTGCAGGTAGTATCGTACTTATAACAGTCGTTGCCCTATTAATTTTCGGACCGAAGAAATTGCCGGAACTTGGGAAGGCTGCCGGTAATACTTTACGGGAATTCAAAAATGCAACAAAGGGCTTAGCAGATGATGAGGACGATAACAGCAAAAAAGCTAAGTAGGGTAGGATGAACGCCATGAGTCAAAGCCAAAGAGACATGACAGTCTATGAACATATAGGAGAATTGCAGAAACGGCTCATGTTTGTAGTCGTTTTCTTCTTGTTAGCGGTCATCGTGAGTTTCTTTCTCGCAGAGCCGCTGATTCGATATTTGCAACACGCCGATGAAGCGAAAGAGTTGACGATGAACGCCTTTCGGATCACTGACCCTCTCAAAATCTATATGGAAATGATCATGTTCATTGCGATCATCTTGACATCACCCGTCATACTATTCCAGGTGTGGTCATTTGTAAGTCCAGGCTTATATGAGAGAGAGCGGAAGGTGACACTCAGTTACATACCGATTTCCCTTTTGCTGTTCCTCGGTGGTTTGTCATTTTCATATTTTATTTTGTTTCCATACGTTGTGAAGTTCATGATGGGGTTATCGACCAACCTGAATATCCAGCAAGTGATTGGAATTAATGAATACTTTCATTTCTTGTTTCAGATTACCATCCCGTTCGGTTTCCTGTTTCAGCTGCCGGTCATCATGTTATTCCTCACTCGTTTGGGGATCGTGACGCCGATGCTGCTGGGGCAGATGAGGAAGGTGGCTTACTTCGTTCTGCTGGTCGTTGCGGCCTTCATCACACCGCCAGATATCGTCTCCCACTTAATGGTGACGGTTCCTTTACTGCTTCTATATGAAATCAGTATATGGATATCCAAGATCGGGTACAAAAAGGTGTTGGAAGCTGAGCAAAAGCTGGAAATGGAACGATTCGAAGATATAAAAAAGGATTGATCTCAGTGATCAATCCTTTTTTTTGTTTATCTGCTTTTTAATCTTAACATGCAGCATGATCATCCGCAGGCCGGAACCAAAGTCCAGGGTTGCCAGGAAGATGAGCATGTATGTGAAAAATCCCCAACCTTCATCATTCTGTACGTTTTGTACAGCGAAGTATGTGAAGAGCACACCGAGAAGGAGATAGATCACTCCAGAGAATAATGGTGATCTCCTCATAGAAATAATCCTCCAATGAATCCTTGTATTTTTTCAGCTTCGTTCATCAGTTTCTCAATATCATCCTTATAAATGGACTGCATGAGAACGACCGTTGTATTCATCGTGACGTGGGCAAAGATCGGTACGAGGATCCGCTTCGTCTTCACATATAGGAATGCGAAGGTGAAGCCCATCGCAGAATACAGGATCACATGCTCAGGCTCAAAATGGGCAAGAGCGAAAATGACCGAGCTGATGAGTGCCGCAAAGAAGAAGTGCATCTTCTCATATAGGACGCCAAAAATGATCTTCCTGAAAACGATCTCTTCTAATATGGGACCGATGATCGCAGCGACAAGCATGGATAATGGCACCTTTTCAATGATGGCGATGATCATCTGGGTGTTTTCAGATCCCATCTGAATCCCGAGTGCATACTCGACCTGGATCGCGATCGATTGAGCAAGGAATGCCATGAAGATACCAAGAACCGCCCACACGGTGGAACGGGCAGCACCCAGCGGGGCGCTCCGCTCAAGGCGGGTACTTGTTTCACTTTTCCTAAGGATCCCCCACACGACGAGAAGCGTCAGTGTGAAACTGATGACAAGCCAGTATCCAGGCGCGGCACTCTTGACGGCTTCTTCCGGCTGGCCGAGCACATCGATGCCGATCTTAAGCAGCAAGGGGATGCCGATGATGCTTGAAAGCTGCATAACAATATAGGTAATTAAAATATATCCAAAATGTTTTTTCAACGCTTGATCTCCTTTAGCACCTGTATGATGAGCGACAACTATGCTTCGTCTTGAACTTACTCTTGTACAATTCTACTAAGAAAAGGGGAACTGTTCAAATCTGAGGGGTTTATTCTTCCCGATGCCTGAAGAATAAACGCAGGGAAGCAGGCATAGGATAGGAGGGTGTGAAAAAAAGAGAAAAATGACGAAAAAAATTTTAAGCAGGACTCTTGCAAAATGAAAACGAATTAATTAATATAATAATTGTGTTAGCACTCACAGAGTGCGAGTGCTAATAAAAATATTTACATATTTCAAGGAGGTTGTTTCACTTGTTAAAACCACTAGGTGATCGCGTCGTTATCGAGCTAGTTGAGTCAGAAGAAAAAACAGCAAGCGGTATTGTGCTACCGGATTCCGCAAAGGAAAAGCCACAAGAAGGTAAAGTGTTGGCTGTAGGTACTGGTCGCATTCTTGACAACGGTGAGCGCGTTGCTCTTGAGGTAGCTGTCGGCGATCGGATCATTTTCTCTAAATACGCTGGTACAGAAGTGAAATACCAAGGCACAGAATACCTGATCCTTCGCGATAGCGATATTCTGGCTGTAGTTGGCGAATAATTAAATTTCCGTATAAAAAATCATACATTATTTAAATAAGAGGAGGACTTTATCAATGGCTAAAGATATTAAATTCAGCGAAGAAGCACGTCGTTCCATGCTTCGCGGTGTCGATCAATTAGCAAATGCAGTAAAAGTAACTCTTGGACCAAAAGGACGTAACGTGGTACTTGAGAAGAAATTCGGTTCACCGCTTATCACAAATGACGGTGTGACAATCGCAAAAGAAATCGAACTAGAAGATGCATTCGAAAACATGGGTGCAAAGCTGGTTGCTGAAGTAGCAAGCAAAACAAACGAAATTGCCGGTGACGGTACAACGACTGCAACGGTCCTAGCGCAAGCGATGATCCGTGAAGGTCTTAAAAACGTAACAGCTGGTGCGAACCCTGTCGGCGTCCGTAAAGGTATCGAAAAAGCGGTTCAAGCTGCTATCGAAGAATTAAAAGTGATCTCTAAGCCGATCGAAGGCAAAGATTCCATCGCTCAAGTTGCGGCAATCTCAGCAGCTGACGAAGAAGTCGGTCAACTGATTGCAGAAGCAATGGAGCGCGTTGGAAACGACGGCGTTATCACAATCGAAGAATCTAAAGGTTTCACTACTGAGCTTGACGTAGTGGAAGGAATGCAGTTCGACCGTGGATATGCATCTCCATACATGGTTACTGATTCTGATAAAATGGAAGCTGTCTTAGAGAATCCATACATCTTAATCACTGACAAGAAAATCGGAAACATCCAGGAAGTACTTCCTGTTCTTGAGCAAGTAGTACAACAAGGTAAGCCATTACTAATGGTAGCTGAAGATGTTGAAGGCGAAGCGCTAGCAACACTTGTTGTGAACAAACTTCGCGGAACATTCAACGCTGTAGCGGTTAAAGCTCCTGGCTTCGGTGACCGTCGTAAAGCAATGCTTGAAGACTTAGCGGTTCTTACTGGTGGAGAAGTGATCACAGAAGATCTAGGCTTAGACCTTAAATCTGCGAACATCACTCAACTTGGCCGCGCTGCGAAAGTAGTCGTAACGAAAGAAAACACGACTGTCGTAGAAGGCTCTGGAGATCCAGAAAAAATCGCAGCCCGCGTAAACCAAATCCGTGCTCAATTAGAAGAATCAACTTCTGAGTTCGATAAAGAAAAATTACAAGAGCGCCTTGCTAAGCTTGCAGGCGGAGTGGCAGTCGTGAAAGTCGGAGCTGCAACTGAAACTGAGCTTAAAGAGCGTAAACTACGCATCGAAGACGCC
The nucleotide sequence above comes from Bacillus sp. KH172YL63. Encoded proteins:
- the tsaB gene encoding tRNA (adenosine(37)-N6)-threonylcarbamoyltransferase complex dimerization subunit type 1 TsaB, whose translation is MTILSIDTSNYPLGVALVGEDKVIGEYITYMKKNHSVRAMPAIEQLLKDCEIKATELTKIVVANGPGSYTGVRIGVTLAKTLAWSLNIPLIPVSSLATLASSGRYFPGYIVPLFDARRGQVYTGLYEYQGDRLACVEEDRNILLEDWVRKLKDYDKDILFVGNDVSIHESVIKEVMGDQAKLAPFVSHNPRPSELAYIGSQMEEMSAHDVLPNYIRMAEAEVKWLESQRKS
- the rimI gene encoding ribosomal protein S18-alanine N-acetyltransferase translates to MDIRFMTVDDLDAVMAIENQSFSIPWSRDAFLNEIEQNHLSTYLVAEEDERVVGYCGVWLVVDEGHITNVAVLPDYRGRGVGEALMRKLMDVAGECGARTMTLEVRVTNGAAQHLYRKLGFQDGGIRKRYYSDNQEDALVMWVNL
- the tsaD gene encoding tRNA (adenosine(37)-N6)-threonylcarbamoyltransferase complex transferase subunit TsaD yields the protein MKKDTFVLGIETSCDETAVAIIKNGTEIVTNIVSSQIESHKRFGGVVPEIASRHHVEQVTFVLEEALEQAGMTMEEIDCVAVTEGPGLVGALLIGVNAAKALAFAHNKPLVGVHHIAGHIYANRLVEEMKFPLLSLVVSGGHTELVLMKEHGSFQVIGETRDDAAGEAYDKVARTLNLPYPGGPHIDRLAHEGEPVIDLPRAWLEEGSYDFSFSGLKSAVINTLHNAKQKGQTIHPQDLAASFQASVIDVLVTKTVKAVKEYGVEQVLLAGGVAANKGLRAALQEAFHDVDAALIIPPLSLCTDNAAMIAAAGTVLYEQGKRGNMDMNANPGLDIENF
- a CDS encoding ABC-F family ATP-binding cassette domain-containing protein, whose translation is MILLQVNQLSKNFGADNILSNIKLEIQTRDRVALVGRNGAGKSTLLKIIAGHLSYDSGEITKPKGVTIGYLAQNTGLESDLSIWAEMLTVFEELQKQEKQLRHLEKQMADPSVYEQEDIYQRVLKEYDELQVRFKDSGGYQYEADIRSVLHGLNFADFDYDTKISTLSGGQKTRLALGKLLLTKPDILILDEPTNHLDIETLSWLETYLQSYEGAVLIVSHDRYFLDSVVNQVYEISRNRSKKYHGNYSKYLEQKAEDYEKDLKMFERQQQEVAKLEDFIQRNIARASTTKMAQSRRKKLERMDMMDRPLGDEKSANFAFQIDRQSGNDVLHVQDLTIGYHDEQISSHIDFSVKKGDSIALVGPNGIGKSTLLKTLVNKLKPLGGEFKFGSNVSISYYDQEQAELSSNKTVLNELWDEYPMKMEKEIRTVLGNFLFSGEDVLKPVSTLSGGEKARLALSKLMMERGNVLILDEPTNHLDLDSKEVLENALIDYPGTILFVSHDRYFINRIATKVVELSKMGSTSYLGDYDYYLEKLQQQEELEALERSEQGVQTSQSVTTQKQSHKIDKEAKKLERQRRRRVEEIEGQMETLETDIQEKEELLCDPEIFQDHEKVQELNDSLTKAKEELDELLEEWTELEELLQEEQ
- a CDS encoding redox-sensing transcriptional repressor Rex, whose amino-acid sequence is MNQDTTKIPQATAKRLPLYYRFIKNLYSSGKQRVSSKELSEAVKVDSATIRRDFSYFGALGKKGYGYNVNYLLSFFRKTLDQDALTKVVLIGVGNLGTAFLHYNFIKNNNTKIEMAFEVDEEKVGTQIGDVPVFHLDDLEEKLVGHDIEVAILTVPASSAQNITDRLVSSNIKGILNFTPARLTVPDHIRVHHIDLAVELQSLVYFLKHYSEDDTEMSQDGMITE
- a CDS encoding twin-arginine translocase TatA/TatE family subunit yields the protein MLGAGSIVLITVVALLIFGPKKLPELGKAAGNTLREFKNATKGLADDEDDNSKKAK
- the tatC gene encoding twin-arginine translocase subunit TatC; translation: MSQSQRDMTVYEHIGELQKRLMFVVVFFLLAVIVSFFLAEPLIRYLQHADEAKELTMNAFRITDPLKIYMEMIMFIAIILTSPVILFQVWSFVSPGLYERERKVTLSYIPISLLLFLGGLSFSYFILFPYVVKFMMGLSTNLNIQQVIGINEYFHFLFQITIPFGFLFQLPVIMLFLTRLGIVTPMLLGQMRKVAYFVLLVVAAFITPPDIVSHLMVTVPLLLLYEISIWISKIGYKKVLEAEQKLEMERFEDIKKD
- a CDS encoding YdiK family protein; protein product: MRRSPLFSGVIYLLLGVLFTYFAVQNVQNDEGWGFFTYMLIFLATLDFGSGLRMIMLHVKIKKQINKKKD
- a CDS encoding CPBP family intramembrane glutamic endopeptidase produces the protein MKKHFGYILITYIVMQLSSIIGIPLLLKIGIDVLGQPEEAVKSAAPGYWLVISFTLTLLVVWGILRKSETSTRLERSAPLGAARSTVWAVLGIFMAFLAQSIAIQVEYALGIQMGSENTQMIIAIIEKVPLSMLVAAIIGPILEEIVFRKIIFGVLYEKMHFFFAALISSVIFALAHFEPEHVILYSAMGFTFAFLYVKTKRILVPIFAHVTMNTTVVLMQSIYKDDIEKLMNEAEKIQGFIGGLFL
- the groES gene encoding co-chaperone GroES, yielding MLKPLGDRVVIELVESEEKTASGIVLPDSAKEKPQEGKVLAVGTGRILDNGERVALEVAVGDRIIFSKYAGTEVKYQGTEYLILRDSDILAVVGE
- the groL gene encoding chaperonin GroEL (60 kDa chaperone family; promotes refolding of misfolded polypeptides especially under stressful conditions; forms two stacked rings of heptamers to form a barrel-shaped 14mer; ends can be capped by GroES; misfolded proteins enter the barrel where they are refolded when GroES binds); this encodes MAKDIKFSEEARRSMLRGVDQLANAVKVTLGPKGRNVVLEKKFGSPLITNDGVTIAKEIELEDAFENMGAKLVAEVASKTNEIAGDGTTTATVLAQAMIREGLKNVTAGANPVGVRKGIEKAVQAAIEELKVISKPIEGKDSIAQVAAISAADEEVGQLIAEAMERVGNDGVITIEESKGFTTELDVVEGMQFDRGYASPYMVTDSDKMEAVLENPYILITDKKIGNIQEVLPVLEQVVQQGKPLLMVAEDVEGEALATLVVNKLRGTFNAVAVKAPGFGDRRKAMLEDLAVLTGGEVITEDLGLDLKSANITQLGRAAKVVVTKENTTVVEGSGDPEKIAARVNQIRAQLEESTSEFDKEKLQERLAKLAGGVAVVKVGAATETELKERKLRIEDALNSTRAAVEEGIVSGGGTALVNVYNKVASIEADSDVATGINIVLRALEEPIRQIAHNAGLEGSIIVERLKKEEVGVGFNAATGEWVNMIEKGIVDPTKVTRSALQNAASVAAMFLTTEAVVADIPEEGGGMPDMSGMGGMGGMGGMM